A stretch of DNA from Vulcanisaeta thermophila:
GCACTATCCACCGCTGACCCCAATGAGTTGAGGAGCTCCCTTGAGAGGAGTGGTGAGGCTCTCGTGGGTGGTTATAGGGTTACCAGGGACATGGTGTTCATGAGGGTTGAGCGTAGGAAGGTGTTCACAGAACGCTTCATCCCACACGATGTGGAGCCCTCCTTTGGCGTGGATAGGATTGTCTACGTAACCCTAGAACACGCGGCCAAGGTCATTGATGGCAGGTTCATCCTAACCCTAGCCCCAGACATCGCGCCCATAAAGGCCGTGGTACTACCAATAATTGACAAGGAGGAATATAATAAAATTGGCATTGAGCTTAGCAGGAAGCTCATGAGGGCTGGCTTCAGGGTGGTCTTTGACAATGACGGTACCATTGGCAGTAGGTACGCTAGGTATGACTCCCTCGGTGTCCCCCTCGCAATCACCATAGATGAGGAGACGCTCAGGGACAACACAGTGACCATTAGGGACAGGGATACCAAGGTTCAGGTTAGGGTTGGGATTAATGACGTACCGATCATTATTAAGAAGGCCGTGGAGGAGAATAAAACGCTTAGTAGGCTCATTGACGAGTTGAAACTAACCATCTACACAAGACAGCACTGACCCATGACGAGCTTGACCGCTACTGAACAATGATGAAAACGAACCCACCGAAACCAAATAAATAACCCTGGGCGCGTGGTGCCCCGGCCGGGATTTGAACCCGGGTCACGGGCTCGAAAGGCCCGCATACTTGACCGGGCTATACTACCGGGGCTTCTTAGTGTGTCTTTACGGTGCTTTGGCGTTTTTAAGTTCTTTGGGTCGTGGTTAGGTTTTTAATGTGTGTTTGGTGTTTTTCGTTAATGGGTATCCGCGTTGATGGTTTCAACGTGGTTTTAAGACCCATTGGTGTGGTGAGGCATGGTTTCGATGATGACTTTGTGAGGAGGTCCTTCAATGGTGTTGATGGTGTTGTGGAGGTTTTTGAGGAGTTTGCTGAGGGTCTTGATGGCCTTGATGGCTTCTCCCACATAATACTAATTTCGCTCCTACATAAGGTTAGTGAGGGGCAGAGGAGGGTTCTTAGGGTAAGGCCCAGGCGCCTCGTTACACTGGGCGTTCCCGAGGATGAATTACCCACCGTGGGTGTCTTCGCCACTGACTCTCCACATAGGCCCAACCCCATAGGTATTAGTGTGGTTAGGCTTCTAGGCCGTGACGGTAGGTTCCTCCGCGTCTCAGGTCTCGATCTATTCGATGGGACTCCAATCCTCGATATTAAGCCCTTGACTCACGATAAGGCTCCCCACATTATCTCCTTCCCTAGTTGGTACGAAAGGCTTAGGGTCAGGGTTGGTGATAAGCCTATATGAGTTTTAATTTAAGAAGGTTTATATAAATGCGCGTATTTCTTCCTTAGATATTAATGGAGGTTGTTGGTGGTAAGGCTCGGGAGGGGTTTAAGTACCACGTTATTTCCGAGATTAATGGTAGGATTAGGCTCAGGATTAGTGAGGATGCCAAGTCTAGGCTCATGAGGGCTGGTTACGGAATATTTAATCACTCCACGGTGGAGCTTTGCCACTGGACCAAGAGTGCTCTTACCCAGGGGCCCAGTTGTTATAAGTTTAAGTTTTACGGAGTCCCCGCGGGTGGTTCCCATAGGTGTGTGGAGTTTAGTCCCGTGGGTATGATTTGCAGTAATAAGTGCGTCTATTGTTGGAGGCCCACGGACTCCTTCGACTCTTTCATACCCAATGCCGATTACCTTGACGACCCTGTGGAGTTGGTTCAGGGTATTCTTAGGGAGAGGTATAGACTCCTCACGGGGTACTTCGGAAACCCCAAGGCTAGGGAGAGGGCTAAGGAGGCCCTGACGCCCACTCATTGGGCCATTTCATTGTCCGGCGAGCCCACCATGTACCCAAAATTGCCGGAGCTTGTTAAGTACCTCAAGTCCCTCCCCAGCACGAGGTCCGTCTTCATAGTGACCAATGGCCAGTATCCCGAGATGCTCGAGAGGCTTGAGAGGGAGGGTGCATTACCCACGCAGCTTTACCTGTCCTGCAACGCACCCAATAGGGAATTATTCTACAGGATCAACGTGCCCGTTTTGAACAGGGATGATGCCTGGGAGAGGTGGTTGAGGAGCCTTGAGTTGCTCAGTAGGTTGAATACCAGGACCATAATCAGGATAACCCTGATAAGGAGTTTGAATTACGATCCCAAGTATATACCCGAGTTCGCGAGGTTAATGCTCATTGGTAACCCACACTTCATTGAGGTTAAGTCCTACATGCACCTGGGACACTCCACGTATAGGCTCAGTAAGAGTGACATGCTTTATCACCGTGAGATTAGGGAGTGGGCCCTGAAGCTCCTTGAGGAGATTAATAGGTTGGGTGGTAACTTCAGGTTCATGGATGAGGATGAGCAGAGTAGGATTGTGGTTCTACAGAACATGAGTAGGTATGTTGATAGGTGGATAGTGCGCCCTGAGGATCAGCCAAAGCTCAGCGAGGCTGATGTGCAGAAGTTATCCAGCGCCCTTAAATCCTCGATGTAGTGATCCCTCAGGTAATTGGTTATCTTCCTCTTTAGTGCGTTGGCCACGTTGTGTGAGTGGAGTATGGGTATTGGCATTTGTGACCCCACGCACAGCCTCCTAACTAACTCAACGGCACTCCTCAGTGAGACCCCATGCCCAACGCTCACGTACGTGGGCTTACTGGACGCGCACCTCAGTGCCCACCCAATGACCTCGCCAGTGCCTGGATCCAGCACCGGCCCCTCAATACTATCCACCCTACCGTAGAGTAGAGACTTAGCCACACCCACAGTGGGTATGCCCATGCAAACGCCAAAGTGACTCGCTATCCCAAGCCTATACGGGTGCGCCCTGCCGTGCCCGTCCACCAGCACCACCTGGGGTTTCTCCCTGAGTCTCATGTAGGAGCCCACCATGGGCTTCAACTCCCTAAAGGATAACAACGTAGGTATATACGGGAACCTGACCTCACCAACCCAGCAACTCACATCCACAATGGACCTCCTGGTCATGGAGTATGTGCTGGCCACGGAAACCCCAACCTCGTGATTAGCAATGTTTATGTAAGCCACATCTAAACCCGCCACCGTGTCCACACTATCCATGCTTATCAAGTCACTCTCAATGACCCTGCCCGCGAGGGTTCTTTGGATCCTCCTTGCAACGGTTAGGTTGAAGTTGGGCGGTATCCTTGACCTCACAAAGGATTCGCTGGGTCCCCTACTGACCCTTGCCATATGAATCCCTCAATTTCTCAATGCTTATCGAGAACGCCCTGTAGCCCATTCTCCTTAGTTCCGATGCTACGAACCTACTACTCAACCCCCTGCTGCAGTATAGTACGTAAACCCTGTCCTTACCCATGGACTTTACGAGATCCATTACATTATCAATGTTGGCATTTATCGCCCCTGGGTAATGCCACGACTCATACTCAGGCTTACTCCTTAGGTCTATGACCACGGCATCCCTAGGCACAACATCAATATCCACGTCCTGGGAGTCCTCTAGGGCCTTCAGGACCTCGGGTATTGAGCTTGCCTTTATGGTGACCATGGTGCTTAACGCCTCATCTATCAACCCCGGGCTCAATTTCGAGACCTCGGCCTCCACATCCTCCGGTGTTGCCCTTGTCCTGGGCTTCTCTGAGAATATGGCGCAGAATTCCTCGTTCTTTATTGATAATTCGTAGGTCCCAATCATCCTCGCGTAACTCACAATTTCGTCCTTGTCAAGCCCTATCAATGGTCTGTATATGGGTATGTCAATCCCGTGGCTCGCGGCCATTAGGTTGTGGAGTGTTTGTGATGAGACCTGCCCCAGGGACTCCCCCGTGACTATGCCCAATGCGTTTGTGGACTTGGCAATGGCCTGGGCTATTCTGTAGAGTATGTGTTTGTAAACCACATTCCATAGGTGCGGGTTAACAGTACCCCTTATCTCATTCACCAACCCTGAGCAATTAATTATGTGTATTGACGCGTCGTAACCAATGGACCACCTACTGAATAATTCATGGGCAACCCTGAGAAAGCCCAGTGTATCCAGTGGGTGTGCCAGGGAGCAGAACATGGCATCCACGTAGGCCCCCCTCTTCATCATGAACCAGGCGGCCACGGGCGAGTCCAGCCCTCCTGATATCAACGCCAGGACCTTGCCTTCAGAGCCCAGTGGGAGCCCACCAGGCCCCTTAACAACCTCATGGAAGAGGTACGCCCTGTCACCCCTAACCTCTATGTGAAGCTCCACATCGGGCCTCTCCAAATCCACACCCCTGGCGTACTGCCTAAGTGCGGCGCCCACCTCCCTATTTATGTCCATTGACGTGAAGCCATGCACCCCAACCCTGTGACTCCTCACCGCGAATACCTTATCCTTAACGAGGGACGCCCACTCCCTAACCGCGGCATTGACTATATCATTTATGCTGTGGACCACGTACTCACGGGCTGGCGCCACGAACTTAACACCGAAAACCCTACTCACCAGGTCCACCGCATCCTTAGCCCTGTCATCACTAACCTCCACAAGCAACCTACCCTGCGACCTACTAACCCTCGCCTCAATGCCCGCTTTCTTCAATCCCTCCATTATATTCCTCATTAGTAGGTTCTCCATCCTCCTCCTGGTTCCCGGGCCCTTTATGGCAACCTCACCATAACCAATGAGCAGCACAACCATTTACACACTAATGTTATCACCTCCCTTTAAAACACATACGCCCACCACAGTAGGGAATAAAAACACCAACACATTAATTAGGCAAGGCCCTCCGGCGTGGGCCCTGGAGGTGGGCTCAGCCCACCAATGAATTGGGCTCCTCCAAGGGGGCCAAAAACCCTCCCTACAATGGGATTTGTGGTGGTTGTGGACTAGGCCTGGTTTTGTTTTGGTTTTGTAAGGTGATCGGTTGTGGTTTGTTCAATACTTATTAGCTATGTTTTTATGTTTTATGGTTTATATTTAGTATCATGAGCACAGGATTACTGTGGTTGCGGATAGTTATGAATATAGTTTGTTTATTTCTATTGCGTGTGCTATGTTTAGTATTGTTTCTTCGTTTAAGTGTTTGGTTACTAGCATCATTCCAATTGGTAATCCGTTTAATTTACAGCAGGGTATTGATAGTGCTGGGTGTCCGGTTACGTTGAATGGTGCGGTATTGTATAGCATGCCGGCTGTCATTAATAGCATTAGTTCAGGTGTTGGGTTGTCTATGAATTTGAGTGGTTTTTGTGGGGTGGTGGGCATGAGTAATGCGTCGAATTTTGTTAATGCATTGTCGTAGACTTTTCTTAGATCTAATGCTAGGTTTCTGGCTTTTGCATAGTATACGTTGTTGTACCTGGTTATCATGTAGTAGCCGAGTACTGCGGCTGCCTTAACGTTTAATGGTAATTCACTGGACATGGTTTTGAGGACATTGCCAAAGAATTCGGCTAATTGCCATTCGAGGTAGCCGCTTCTCCAGCCGACCCCTGAGGCTAGGAGCATATTGGCTACAGCGCCTTCGATCATTATTGGTGTCCAGATGGTCATGCCTAACTTGTGCATTGGTATTGAAACCTCCTCAACGTTTGCTCCTAGGTCGCGTAGTTTATCGGCGGCTTCCTTGACGGCCTTGTTTACATCCTCCTCGGAAACGGGCCATTCAAAGCCCTCCTTTACGATTCCTATTTTTAATCCCTTAATGCTGCCCGTGAGCAATTTTGTGTAAGGTTTGACAGGGGGTCTTGGTAGGTCGCTGGGTTGCCTGGGATCTAGGTCGTCTCTGCCTGCAATAACCTCAAGTGCTATGGCTAAGTCCTCGACTCTGCGTGCTATTGGTCCCGCGTGGTCTAATGTGGGTTCTATTGTGGCGATTCCTGTGTATGGTACTAAGCCGTACGTTGGTTTAAGCCCGTAAACCCCACTCCATGCGCTTGGGACCCTTATTGAGCCGCCCTGATCGGCGCCTATCGCTACATCGCATACGCCTGTAGCGACGGCTACGGCTGCGCCGCTAGATGAGCCACCACTCATGTATTCGGGGTTAATAGGGTTTAGTACTGGTGTTGGGTATGATGTGAAGCTGCCACCTGAGAAGCTGAGTGCTTCACAGGTTGTTTTTGCAACTATGTGTCCTCCTTCGTTAAGTATTCTTATGACGACGGTAGCATCAATTTCGGGTACAAAGCCCTCGAGTATTTTTGAGCCGTGTAGCATTGGTACGCCAGCGATCATCACGTTATCCTTAACGCAGAATTTCTTGCCGTTAAATTTACCATTGTCTTTGCCCTTGATGTCAGTGAGGAAGGCTATGGCACCGTAAGGATTCTCCTGAGGGTTTGGTCTTCTCCATGTCCTGGAGTAGGGTGCACGTAATGAGTTGGAGGTTTCGTCGCTGATTTTATCAAGTTCATTATATGATAGTATTAGTAATTTAATTGCGGATTGTATTGCTGTGATTTCCTCATCGTTTAGGTGAATACCTATTTTTGTGGCTAAATCCCTGATTTCTGTGGCTGAGGGGGTTCTGGGCATGTGTCTGTGTTACCTTGTATTTAATAAATATTTTGGATAGGAAAAATATATAATTATCTACACCTAGCATATAGCTAGAGAGTTTGTTATTGAGAATTTTATAGATGCGGGGCAATAATTCATAAGTATTAAAATTACGCACTAACATAATGCTTAATGAGGAGGGACTAGCGGCACATTACTTGAATGAATCAGTAGATAATGCGTTGAGAAGTACATTTTTCACAAAGCAAATCTAGTAAAATAGTCTTAAGTACCGGGCATAATCGTGACATAGAGATAACAAGGCAGGGTTAATACTACGGTTATACCCAAGATAATGAGGATAATTAAGGGTGAAGTAGCTAATAGAAAGAACATAACTATATTAGCCATCTTCCCTGAATTATTAATTGCCTGGGTGTGGGTTATTGGGGTTATATTGTGAGGGCTATGGTGGAGAATGTAGCATTAAATATTAATGGGCATTTTAGTAAGCCTTTTATGCATATTGCTTTCATTAATATAATAACATTGTCATAGCACCTAAAATCGCATCCTCCTTGAGGAAGCTCACGTACTCACTACATGTGTTCTTCAGAACTACGCAAAGTTCTGAGTCCCTAATGAGCTGAAGGATCTAATGGATTTTAGTAACTGGTTCTCTAGGGTTAATCTGAGCCGTTGATCAAGAATGTTCGAAGTCACTGTCCCATGTTATCTAATGGGTGGTTATGGGAATAATGGATAGAGGTATTATTTCAGGAGTATTCTATAGGGGATTTATTTAGGGTAAAGCTTAAAAATTTATAGACTACATAGCTCCGTGGGTTCCATGGATTCTTCAACCGGTTTAAAAAGAGGTGTTGTGACTTTTCTAGAACTTGTTTTTCAGTCCATAAGTTTCACGGCCCCTGGTATAGCTGCCCTGGCTACGCTTAGTGGTGCAGTGGCCTTTGCCTATGGTTCCACACCCCTCGCTGTGCTCTTGGCTGCATTTGGTGTTGCCTCAGCTGCATATGCGGTTTATGAATTCTCGCTTAAGGTGGCGTCCAGTGGTGGGTATTATAGGTATATTGAGAGGGGATTTGGTCCTAGGGTTGGTACCTGGGGTGGTTGGTTGTACATATTGTACGCGGGCATTGGAGCAACGCCATTCATTTACCTTGAGACAGCCTTAACAGTTCAGTATGGCTTGTCTGCATTGGGTGTTAACTTACCGGATTGGTCCTGGTACCCGCTGGGTATTGCTGATGCCCTGCTTGCCTTGGTGCTGCCTTACCTGGGAATTAAGCCCTCGGTTAGGTACATGCTGTGGACTGGTATGATAGAGATGGCGGCTTTAATGCTCGGTGGCGCAATAATAATTGCCCTGTCCCCAAGGCCCTGGGATCCACTTGTATTTACACCAACCTACGCTCCCGGTGGTTGGTCGGGTGTTGGTATGGGCTTGATCTTCGCCTTCACGGCATTTGCTGGCTGGGGCTCTATGGTATTCTTAGGTGCAGAGGCTAAGGAGGCGCACATGAATATTAGGAGGGGTGTCATAACAGTGATACTACTGCTTTCAGTATTCTTCGTGTTCATGAGCTATGCCTTGATAATAGGCTGGGGGCCCAGTAATGCCTCTACTTATTTTCAATACTTCATACCTGGAATTGTAGAGGCCGTTAAGTACGGCTTATATCCTATGGCCGTAATATGGTTAATACTTGTAATAAATAGTGGGTTTACCGATACAATGGCCATACTCAATGCAGTCTCTAGAGATATCTACACAATGTCTAGGGATAATGCCTTGCCTCGGTGGTTTTCAATTACTCATCCTAAGTATAGGACGCCTCATAGGGCGTTGGTTATTGATACGGTAATTGGCTTGATATTATTCACGGTGCTCGGCTGGACGTTGGGGCCATTAAATGCGTTCTTAATCACTGGTCTTTGGGGT
This window harbors:
- the tsaA gene encoding tRNA (N6-threonylcarbamoyladenosine(37)-N6)-methyltransferase TrmO, with the translated sequence MGIRVDGFNVVLRPIGVVRHGFDDDFVRRSFNGVDGVVEVFEEFAEGLDGLDGFSHIILISLLHKVSEGQRRVLRVRPRRLVTLGVPEDELPTVGVFATDSPHRPNPIGISVVRLLGRDGRFLRVSGLDLFDGTPILDIKPLTHDKAPHIISFPSWYERLRVRVGDKPI
- the twy1 gene encoding 4-demethylwyosine synthase TYW1 — protein: MEVVGGKAREGFKYHVISEINGRIRLRISEDAKSRLMRAGYGIFNHSTVELCHWTKSALTQGPSCYKFKFYGVPAGGSHRCVEFSPVGMICSNKCVYCWRPTDSFDSFIPNADYLDDPVELVQGILRERYRLLTGYFGNPKARERAKEALTPTHWAISLSGEPTMYPKLPELVKYLKSLPSTRSVFIVTNGQYPEMLERLEREGALPTQLYLSCNAPNRELFYRINVPVLNRDDAWERWLRSLELLSRLNTRTIIRITLIRSLNYDPKYIPEFARLMLIGNPHFIEVKSYMHLGHSTYRLSKSDMLYHREIREWALKLLEEINRLGGNFRFMDEDEQSRIVVLQNMSRYVDRWIVRPEDQPKLSEADVQKLSSALKSSM
- a CDS encoding endonuclease V; this encodes MARVSRGPSESFVRSRIPPNFNLTVARRIQRTLAGRVIESDLISMDSVDTVAGLDVAYINIANHEVGVSVASTYSMTRRSIVDVSCWVGEVRFPYIPTLLSFRELKPMVGSYMRLREKPQVVLVDGHGRAHPYRLGIASHFGVCMGIPTVGVAKSLLYGRVDSIEGPVLDPGTGEVIGWALRCASSKPTYVSVGHGVSLRSAVELVRRLCVGSQMPIPILHSHNVANALKRKITNYLRDHYIEDLRALDNFCTSASLSFG
- the thiI gene encoding tRNA uracil 4-sulfurtransferase ThiI, with the translated sequence MVVLLIGYGEVAIKGPGTRRRMENLLMRNIMEGLKKAGIEARVSRSQGRLLVEVSDDRAKDAVDLVSRVFGVKFVAPAREYVVHSINDIVNAAVREWASLVKDKVFAVRSHRVGVHGFTSMDINREVGAALRQYARGVDLERPDVELHIEVRGDRAYLFHEVVKGPGGLPLGSEGKVLALISGGLDSPVAAWFMMKRGAYVDAMFCSLAHPLDTLGFLRVAHELFSRWSIGYDASIHIINCSGLVNEIRGTVNPHLWNVVYKHILYRIAQAIAKSTNALGIVTGESLGQVSSQTLHNLMAASHGIDIPIYRPLIGLDKDEIVSYARMIGTYELSIKNEEFCAIFSEKPRTRATPEDVEAEVSKLSPGLIDEALSTMVTIKASSIPEVLKALEDSQDVDIDVVPRDAVVIDLRSKPEYESWHYPGAINANIDNVMDLVKSMGKDRVYVLYCSRGLSSRFVASELRRMGYRAFSISIEKLRDSYGKGQ
- a CDS encoding amidase, with translation MPRTPSATEIRDLATKIGIHLNDEEITAIQSAIKLLILSYNELDKISDETSNSLRAPYSRTWRRPNPQENPYGAIAFLTDIKGKDNGKFNGKKFCVKDNVMIAGVPMLHGSKILEGFVPEIDATVVIRILNEGGHIVAKTTCEALSFSGGSFTSYPTPVLNPINPEYMSGGSSSGAAVAVATGVCDVAIGADQGGSIRVPSAWSGVYGLKPTYGLVPYTGIATIEPTLDHAGPIARRVEDLAIALEVIAGRDDLDPRQPSDLPRPPVKPYTKLLTGSIKGLKIGIVKEGFEWPVSEEDVNKAVKEAADKLRDLGANVEEVSIPMHKLGMTIWTPIMIEGAVANMLLASGVGWRSGYLEWQLAEFFGNVLKTMSSELPLNVKAAAVLGYYMITRYNNVYYAKARNLALDLRKVYDNALTKFDALLMPTTPQKPLKFIDNPTPELMLLMTAGMLYNTAPFNVTGHPALSIPCCKLNGLPIGMMLVTKHLNEETILNIAHAIEINKLYS
- a CDS encoding APC family permease; amino-acid sequence: MDSSTGLKRGVVTFLELVFQSISFTAPGIAALATLSGAVAFAYGSTPLAVLLAAFGVASAAYAVYEFSLKVASSGGYYRYIERGFGPRVGTWGGWLYILYAGIGATPFIYLETALTVQYGLSALGVNLPDWSWYPLGIADALLALVLPYLGIKPSVRYMLWTGMIEMAALMLGGAIIIALSPRPWDPLVFTPTYAPGGWSGVGMGLIFAFTAFAGWGSMVFLGAEAKEAHMNIRRGVITVILLLSVFFVFMSYALIIGWGPSNASTYFQYFIPGIVEAVKYGLYPMAVIWLILVINSGFTDTMAILNAVSRDIYTMSRDNALPRWFSITHPKYRTPHRALVIDTVIGLILFTVLGWTLGPLNAFLITGLWGGIATSIEHLLVNTALPLYSRKKGFFKWTHVVVPSISSVLYIFVLYATAVTTAVSLPVIIAAIFLVAWFVATAIISWVRPAKPQIEAGEEL